The nucleotide sequence ATGTCGCCGGCGTGGCGCCCGTGCTGGGATTCCTGTCGTTCGCCTTTCAGGCGATCTCGACCGTGAGCGATCGGTACGTCTATCTGGCAATGTTGGGGCCGGCCTTTGCCCTGGCATGGTTCGTCGGTCACGTCCTTAAGGGGGGCTGGCGCCTCGAGACCGTGCTGTTGTTGTGCGCATTCGGCGGACTGACGATGTATTACTCGGGATTCTGGTACGACTCGCGCACGCTCTTCGAACGAGCGATCAAGATCAATCCGCGCAGCACCACCGCCATGAACGGTCTCGCCGTATTGGCGATGGAGGTGAAAGATTACGAGACGTCCGAACAGCTTCTGAGGCAGGCCGTCGAGTTACAGCCGAACGACCCGATTCCCCGGACCAACCTGGGGGTGCTCTACGAACGCATGGAGCGTGACGATGAGGCAATCGAACAGTATCGTCGCGCCATTGAAGCGAAACCCGGCTTCACCCTGGCCCAGCTCTTTCTCGGCATGCAGTACTACTACCGGCAAGATTGGAATCGTGCCGTCGAGGCCCTGTTGCCGGCGGTCGCCACGTCACCTCACATGACCGAGGCACGGCTTTATCTGGGCCTGTCGCTCGTCAACAGCGGGCGTAACGAAGAATCGCTCGAACATTGGCAGGCGATTCTCGACGTCATGCCCGACAACGTCGATGCGCACATGGCCTACGGCAATGCGCTGGCCAAGCTGGGGCGACTCGCCGAGGCCCGCGAGCACTTTGCGGCGGTGCTGAGAGTGCGCCCCAAGAACCAAGGGGCGCAGAAATACCTGGAGTGGGCGGACTCGCAGTTGAATGCGGTCCCGAGGGGCACCCCTTGAGGGAGCGGCAAAGTTCGCCCTCACAACCGCTACAGACGGACGCCGCCGCGGGCGAGATTTGTCGAGCGGCGGGGGCCCTGCGCCGATCGCGGTCGGCAGGCATAAGTTACGTTTGCAGTGACCGCCGCGCCCGCCTCGTTGTTCCGCCCACCGTTGCCGCCCGCGCTCGTGTGCTTGCACTCGCGTCGTGCGGGGAGAATCCCACCATGTCGAACGTAACTCATGGCGATCTGGCTGATCTCATGGTGCGTGCGCGTGCGCTCGAACTGCGCGTGATTCAGTTGCAGCAGACGATCGACACGCTGCGCGTCGAGGCACAGGCCTGCATTGCCGCGCGCGAACGCGAGCTCGACCTGCTGGCTGCCTGCGAAACCGACTAGTGTCCCTGCTTGGCTGGCAGCGACCAAGACTAACGTCCTCGCGACCCACGCTGGCGCTGCTAGCGTGCCGGTATTCGCCGGTCAGAATTGTGGAGCGCTGGCGCCACCCCTCCTCCGCGGCTTGCGCAAATTCTCCGCCGTCGGCAGAATCCTTGCGACCGCGCTAATCTCGCATGCTGCTCCTGACCGAAGCGGAACGTAGGTAGTCTCCGCGTCGAGGGCGCGCCTCGTGTGCTGCGCGTTCCGTGGGGCAGGGCCAATCGACAGGTAGGATCCCTGTCTTGCTGGCGTCATCCAGGGAGAGGAATTGCCATGCACCGCGATCTTCGCTGCCAGACCAGCTTCTTCGCGTCACGTGCTCGTCGCGCGGGTAGGACGCTGCTCTTGCTCGCCGTGCTGACTGGTATGACCGGCGTCTCGCGCGCCGAGGGGAATGTCGCTTCGACGATCACCTTCGTGCTGGATTGCTCGGCGCCCATGTCCGAGCCGGCAAACGTCGCCACGTCGGCGGGGGACGTGAAAGGCGCCGTCACGATGCGCTTCGATGCGGCCCGCGAGGCACTGATTGCCATGCTCAATCAGTTGGCCGAAGAAGGGAACCACGAGGCGAGCGTCATTCTGTTCGGGCATCGACTGGCCTGGGATGGCACGGATGAGCCTCAGCTCATGGAGCAGACCGGGTATCTCGAACAGACCTTGGGCTTTGGTGCGTTGGCCGGGTTGATGCCGGGCGATGACGTCGAGGTGATTCGCCCGCTCGGGCCCTTCGGTCTCGCCGAGCTCGCGACGATCACCGAACGTTTGAATGTCGCCCAACCCTGGGGCGAGAGTCCCCTCTACTACGCGTTGGTAAAAGCGATGGATGGCTTCAGCGGCCGCCGCAACTCTTCGCAGGCGGGCATCGTCGTGCTGACCGATGGTCGCAACAAGCAATGGCTGGCGCGCAACCGTTGGGGGCGCGACAATCTGGGCAAGTTGATCGAATCGAGCCCCGTACCGATTCACATCGTCAGCTACGGTGCGTCGCCGCAAGGCAGCGGTACTTCAGAAACCGAGCTGCGCGAGCTCGTGACGCTCAGCGGCGGAACGTTCAAGGCAGCCGAGCGGGCGGACGTGCTCGTCGCTCAACTCGAGAACGTCTTCATCACGTCGAATCGCTCGGAGTCGGTGGCCTCGCCGGCGAGCGAGCAACTCTCGGCGGCCACGGGCGGAACGGCGATTGCCGGCGTGCCCGCAGCCGCGCCGCCGGTCTCGACCGCGGCCCAGCGCAACACGATTCAAGGGCGGGTGATGATGTACAAGAATCCCGTTCGTGGAGCCGTGGTGATGCTGTCGGGAGCGGATGTGCCCCAGGTGCAGACCGATCGCGAGGGGCACTTCACCTTGCGTGGCGTCGCGCCGGGCCAGTACAAGCTGGAGATCGACGCGACGTACAAGAATATCACCTACCACACCCAGCAAGCAGTCAGCGTCGAGCCCGCGCCGAATCACGGACCCACGGTCGAGATTCGACTCGAGCAACGGCGGTAACTGTTGCTGCGGCGTGATGGGTAATGCGAATGGGAGAACGTCGCGCGGTGGGGCAGCCTCAGACGGCCGCGCCCCCCGTCTCGCCCGTACGAATGCGGACGGCGTCCTTCAGTTCGCTGATGAAAATCTTGCCGTCGCCGATCTGGCCGGTCTTGGCGGCGGCGACGATGCCCGACACGATCTGATCGGCCGTGCTGTCGTCGGCGACGACCTCGATCTTGACCTTGGGCACGAAGTCGACGACGTATTCGGCACCGCGGTAGGTTTCGGTGTGTCCCTTCTGACGGCCGAAACCGCGGACCTCGGTCACGGTCATGCCGTGGTGGCCGAGCCGCACGAGGGCCTCTTTCACCGCGTCGATCTTATGATGACGCACGATGGCTTCAATCTTCTTCATCTTCTTTCGCCTTTCACCATCTCAGGACTAAACAGTAGGAGGGCGCGAAAGCTCGCGCCGCCACGGACGGTCGGCAATCCTTAGCATCGGACCTGGCGACGAGGGAAACAACCTTGGCTTGGGCAACGCTGAGCCACCCAAGCCAAGGCGTCCTTCTGGCCAGGCGAAAGCCAGAGCGGATTGCTGCAAGCTCTAGCCGAAAATGTAACCCTCCTCGCCGTGTTGGCTGACGTCGAGGCCGATGACCTCGTCTTCTTCACCGACACGCAGGCCGATCGTGAAGTCGATCAGCTTGAGCAGCACGACGCTGCCGACGACGGCGAAGACCCAGGTGATGACCGTGGCGACAACCTGCGCCTTGAAGACTTCCGTGCCCCCTTCGATGAGCCCGAGAGGCTCACCGCCACCGATATCCCACACCGCACGCGTGGCGAAGACCCCAGTGAGGATGGCCCCCAGGGTACCGCCGAGTCCGTGGACGCCGAAGGCATCGAGCGAATCGTCGTAGCCGAGCTTCGGCTTGAGCAAGGCACAGGCGAAGCAGCAGACGACGCCGGCCGTTGCGCCCATGAAGATGGCGGGCATGCAGGTCACGAAGCCCGCGGCGGGGGTGATGCAGACGAGTCCAGCCACCGCGCCCGACGAGGCTCCCAACAGCGTCGGCTTGCCGCGCCACAGCCACTCGACCAGGGGCCAGGCGACGGCGCCGGCACCGGCCGAGAAGTGGGTTGCCGCGAAAGCGCTCGAGGCGATGCCATCGGCCGCCAGGGCACTACCGGCGTTGAAGCCGAACCAACCCACCCACAACATGCCGGCGCCCAAGGCGGTGAAGGCCAGGTTGTGCGGCGGCATGGGCTGCGTGGGATAACCCATGCGCTTGCCCACCAACAAAGCCGCCACGAGGGCCGAGACGCCCGAGCTGATATGCACCACGGTACCACCGGCGAAGTCCAAAGCACCACCGGAGAAGATTCCGGTCGCGTGCGAGCTACCGAACGCCAGGATGCCACCGCCCCAGACCCAGTGGGCCAGTGGGCAGTACACGCCCAGACCCCACAAGACCGAGAAGGCAACCATGGCGCTGAACTTCATGCGTTCGGCAAAGGCGCCGCAGATCAGAGCGGGAGTGATGATGAAGAACATGCCCTGGAAGAGCATGTGCGTCAGTCTCGGGATGCTGAGGTCGGGATGGATCGGGATTTCAGACCCTTGGCCTTCGATCCAGGTGGCTTCGACCCCTTTCATAAAGAGGAAGTCGCCGTTGCCGATCAACGCGTTGCTACCCCCGAACGCCAACGAATAACCCACCATGGCCCACAGCACCGCCATCAGGCCCATCAGCGTGATGCACTGCATGAGCACGCTGACCACATTCTGCTTGCGGACGAGACCACCGTAGAACATGGCCAATCCCGGGGTGGTCATGAACAACACCAACGCGCAGGACGTGAGCATCCAGGCATTGTCGCCGCGATCGAGCGTGGGGGCTTCGGCCTCCTCCGCCGTGGGCGCGGCGGCTTCTTCGACTCGGGCGGCCTCTTCGGCCTCTTGGGCCATGGCCGGACCTGCCCAACACAATACTACCGCCGAGCACAGTAGTGCCCAGCAACCAAAGATCATCATGCGTTTCATAAATTCGCCTCACCAGAAGGACAGGGCCTGAACCGTTGTAAATGACTGCTGTCTGCCGTTCAGGCCGCAGCGACAACAATCAAAAACCAATGAAAACGATCGATCTGTGCCGCGCCGGGACGCCGTTGGTCCGAGCGACACGCGCAGGCGCGCAACCCGAGCAACGAACATCGCCGCCACAAGCGGCGATTCCCTGCAAGAAGGACTTCGTCGTGCCTCGCCTGTTGCCGACGCGGCGAACTCAAGTCGAGCGGGGGCGTCTCGCCAAGACGCGACCGCGGGAAACATGGATTCGCTACGCCTGGAGTAGGGCGCCCCAGCCATGCAGGCGGGGCTTGAAGAACTTCGCCTGGTGCGGGGCCGTCTCCTCGGCCACGCACATACCGTCGTGCGCCTTCGAATCCGCCGACGAGGTGGTCAGCATCCCACCCCGCCCGCTCGAGGCTGCGTCGCGCTGCGATTCCAATCCGCTCGACGCCCTCTCCACAAACCACGCACGGAGGCTAACCGAGTGGGAGATACCCACCTGGAGCTCGCCCGAGTCGCGCTCGGTGCAAACTCTCGCGACGCGATATGTCCCTCCCAGCACAGCCAGAAGTACCAGGGCTCGGAGGGACATGCGCGCCATATCGAAAGCAATCCAACCTCCGTCCGCACGCTGAGGACCCGTGCGCACGATGTACGCTCGTTTGGCAACTCTCGTGCCGCGAAGCTAGCTGCAGCAGAGAAGTAGTGTGGTAAGCCGTTTCCTCACAAAGTCTTAAAGGGTGAAGAAATCTCTCTGGCGAAGTGTCAGCAGCCGGACCACGAGCCTCCTGTTGCAAGTGATGCGCGCAGGGTTTGCGTAGCATTGGGGCACCTGCCCGGTGCGTGTGCCTTGCCACTGAGCGACAGCAGAATTCGGCTCTGGGACAGAGCGCTCCCAGGAGCCCAGGCTGGAATGCCATCGCGGGACTGGAAGTCGTGCTTGTAGCCTTGCAGGAATAACAAGCCTGGTGGCTTATTGGGGCACGAGGGACTTGCTCCGCAGATGGTCGAGGACCCGGCGAACGTACTGATTCGAGTCGTTCTGCAGGCCGGAGAGCCTGGCCTGGAGCTCTGCCCCACGGAGGTCGAGCCGGTCGAGGGCGATGACCGCCATGAGGCGCACCCACTCATTGTCTGAATCGAGCAGCGACACGAGAGTGCCGAGGGCCGTCTCATCCCCCTGGGCCGCGAGCACCTCGGCCGCAACCAACCGCACCTGGGGAGATGCGTATTCCAGTGCGGCCCGCAGGACCTGCTGCTGCTCGGAAGTATCGGAAGTGGTAGGCTCGTGGGCTGCGACGCGATTGGCCAGCCCCCGCACGGCCCAATAAGCGATCGTCGGATCGGGATTCTGGATGCCATCGAGCAGTAGATTCCGCTCTTGCTCGTCGACCGGTTGTGTAGATGCGGCGACTTCGGCGACCGGTAGGATTATGCCGAGGGGGTATGCTGTTGACGACCTGCGCACGGCATCGTAGGGAGCCTCGTCGCCGAATCGGGTACGCAGCTCATTCTCGGGCAGAAACCCGAGATCGATGATATTGACCATCCATCGTTCGAGCTCGCTGCTGAGTCGCGCGCGCACGGTGGCGAACTCCGGCTCGTCGGCCAGGTTATTGATCTCCCAAGGGTCGGCCACCGTGTCGTAGAGCTCGACGCCGGGCTTGATAGGCGTCATCCACTGCGCGGCAGGCCCCGTGAGTTGGCCGGCATCTGCCAGCTTCTGCCAGGCCTGCATCGTCGGCATTTCCCACTGGTACGACAGAAACTGCTTGCCGAAGTAGGGCAACTCGGGCCGATAATTGCGAATCAACTTGTAGCGCTCGTCGCGCACCGATCGCAGCATGTCGTAGCGTTCGTCCATGCGATCGCGAAAACCGTGTACATACTGCCGCTCGGCGCCGGCCGCCGCGCCGAGAAAGGCCACGCCCTGCATCGTCGGCGGAATCGGCACGCCGGCCAGACTCAATACCGTGGGCGCAAAGTCGACAAAGCTCACCAGTCGGTCGCACGTCGAACCAGGGGGCGAAGGTGCGAGACTCTCGAACTTTCGCGGGAAGCGGATGAGGAGCGGCACCCGGGTGCTCGTGTCGTACAACCAGCGTTTGCTGCGGGGCAGCCCCGTGCCGTGATCGGAGAAAAAGAAGACGATCGTCTCGTCGGCCAGTCCGTCGCGCTCGAGCTCGTCGAGAATCGCTCCCGCCTCGGCATCCATCACGCTGACGAGATCGGCGAAGCGGGCCGCGTCGCGCCGCGTCTCGGGGGTGTCGGGATAATACGGCGGTAGCGTGGCCCTGGCGGGATCATGGCGAGCCTCGTCCGGCAGATCCTTCGTGCGCCGCTCGAATTGTGGGTCGGGAAGGCGGATCTGACTTTCGTGCGTCGTGGTGAAGTTGAACACGCTGAAGAAGGGCTGCCCCGGCGCCCGTCCGCGCCAATGCGCGCGGTTGCTCGAATCGTCCCACGTGCCGGCCGGGGGGGTGAAGTTGTAGTCGGTCTTCACGTTGTTCGTGGTGTAGTAGCCCGCCTCGCGCAGGTAGTGCGGAAAAGGGTGTACGCCCGCGGGCAGCTTTCCTTCGCAGCGCATGTGATGCGTACCGATCGAAGGAGGCCACATGCCGGTGATGAGGCAGGACCGCGAGGGAGCGCAGACGCCAATCGGTGCGAAGGCGGCCGTGTAACGTACACCTTCTCGCGCGAGCCGATCGAGACGTGGCGTGACGGCGTATTCATCGCCGTAGCAGCCGAGATTTGGGCTAGCATCCTCGCAGGTGATCCAGAGGATGTTGGGGCGGGCATCCGCAGCGCGCACACTTGACGTGAAGCACGATAACGCGCAAGTGAAAGCGATGAGCAGAAAAAGGGGTGCCATACCCTCACAGCGACAGCCGGGTGGGCATGCCGAGCGAGTCATCCAATTGCAAATCAAATCACCCATTGCGACGATTCTCCACGAACAATACCAGCCCAGCAGCAATCGCCGCCACGCAGTAGATCACGAAACACCAACTCGCCAGATCAGCACCTTCGACGGCAAACAAGGCGATGTAGCCCCAGAATATGGCCGGTAGTATCGCAGCTACAGAATAGACAAGCAGGCTGCGCGAGCGTAGCGGTCCCATCCAACCCAGCCGCGCAGCCGCATACGCTCCGATTGCTGGCAATACGAACGTGGAAACAATCGCCGCCAGGCCAATCATTTCAAAGTCATACGCCAGTGCAATGGCTGCTGGAGCAGCAAATGCTGCCAACACAGCAAAAAATGTTGAACCCGAAATCGATCGATCGTACACGCCGTCTTCGCCGCCTCTTGGATATAGTCGATCAGCCGACCTTCACACCCAACTCCTCGACCGCTTCGCCAATCGCTCGACAGAGTTGGCGGATATCGTCAGGGAAAACGTGCCCGATCGTGCCGATACGGAACGTCTCGGCCTGGCTCACCTTGCCGGGATAGAGCACGAACCGGCGCCGCTTCACCGCATGATAAAACGCGTCGAAGGTGAACTTCTTGTCGTCGGGATAGATGAACGAGGTGATGATCGGCGAGCGATACTGCGGCGCGAGCAACGGCCGGAAACCGAGCCGCTCCATCCCCTCGACCAGCAGGCGGTGATTCTCGGAGTAACGACGGTAGCGCGTCGCGACGCCCCCTTCTTCTTCCAACTCCACAAGCGCCTGAGCGAAGGCGCGCACGACGTGCGTGGGAGACGTGTAGCGCCACTTTCCCCCTTTGTTCTCCATCTCGGCCCATTGATCGTACAGGTCGAGACTCAACGACCGTGCCCCACCGGCCGAAGCCTCGAGCAGCGTGCGCCGCGCGATGACGAAGCCGAAACCCGGCACGCCCTGGATGCACTTGTTGGCCGAGGAGACAAGAAAATCGGCCGACAGATCTTCCATCGTCATCGGGATGCCGCCGAAGGAGGACATGGCATCGACGATGAACGAGCGATGGTGCTTCTTGACGACGGCGCCGATCTCCTGGATCGGGTTCAGCATGCCCGTGGTCGTCTCGCAGTGGACGACGGCCACGTGCGTGATCGAAGAGTCCTGGGCCAGCACCTCGTCGATGCGATTGGGATCGGCCGGTTCCGTCTCGGTGTGAAATAGTTCCGTACCGGGGATGCCGATCCGCTGCGCGATCTGCACGATGCGCTTCCCATAGGCGCCATTGTTCACGGCCAGCAACTTGCCGTCGTGCGGAATGACCGATCCCAGCGTGGCCTCGACGGCAAACGTGCCGCTCCCTTGCATCAACACGGCGGTGTAGTCGTCGCGCGACGTGGCCAGCCGCACGAGCTTCTGCCGGATGTCGGTGACGATCGAATTGTAGTCGTCGTCCCAAGTGCAGAAATCGTTCAACATGACCTGCTTCACCGTCTTCGACGTGGTGAGCGGTCCGGGCGTCAGCAGCAGATAGGGAATATCGTCGTCCATAAAATCTCGGCAGGTCTCGGTTAGGGAGTCGCGCCCGCAGCGATGGCATCTTCGATCGTTGGCAGGAGCGCGGGTAGATTTGCGACGGAGTCGAGTACCCAATGGGCGCCAGCGGCAAGAAGGGTTACGGCCACCGCGTTCATGCGCTGCTGCAATTCATCCGCGGGGAGCATTGCCGCCTCGTCCTCGGTGAGCCCGATGTCGCTGCCGGTGCGCGTCACGCCAATGGTCCACACGCCGGCATTGCGTCCTTCTTCGATGTCGGGGAGCGTATCTCCGATCTTCACCACGGCGGTGGGAGGATAGATGTCGAAGGTTTCCATCGCACGGTAGATCATCCAGGGGGCGGGGCGGCCTGCTTTCACGTCGCTGGGACAAAGGTTCAAGTCGGGCTGGTATCCCTGCTTGGCGGCCGCCGCGTAGCACAGCTCGGCCGCTTCGCGGAAATAGCCCGTCGACGTGGCGATCTTGATGCCCCGCTGGCGCAGCGCGGCGACGCAATCGAGCAGGCCGGGCACGAGCCCACTCGACGACTCGACGCTGGCCAACTGCAGCGGCACGAAGTGTCGGCTATAGATCGCCTCGACGTCCTCCTCGGTGGCGGCGCGTTGATGGACTTTCTGCCAGCGTTCGGCGATCTCGGGGCTCGTGATGATCGCGCGTACATGGTCCTTTTTGCCGAGCCCCATCGGGCGGCGCGCCTCGGGGACGGTCACCTCGACGTCGAAGCGGCGAAAGGCCTCGATAAAGGGGACCACCGGGGCAAAGCAACCGTGGTCGACCGTGGTGCCGGCCCAGTCGAACACCACCATCCGAATCGGTCCACGGTAGGTGGATCCAGACATGCCAACTCCTCGCCTTGTCGTTGAACTAGAGAAACCCCGCCGAGCGTCGATGCAGCCCCGTTTGTACTGGCTGCGGCAGGGGCGTTCAATTGCCCGAGCAGTCGCAGGCGCTCAGGCGAGGAAATCGAGCAGCAGGCGATTCACGCGCTCCGGCTCTTCGTGCTGCACCCAGTGCGTGGCCTCTTCGATGAATTCGAGCCGTCCCTGGTCGCACAGGTCGATGCTGGGCTGTGCCAACTCACGCCCCAGGAAGCGGTCCTGCGTGCCCCAGATCATGAGCGTGGGAATCTTCACGCGTACCGAGGCGAGTCTCGCCGGCTGGACCCGCATCAGGGCGCGGTACCAGTTGATCATGCCGGTGACGACGCCCGGCTCGGCCCAGACGGCACGATACTTTGCCAGATCTTCATCCGAGAAGGTGTCGGGCCGGCTAGTCTTTTGCAGCGCTGCGGCACTGCGCGAAAACTTGCCGATGCGGAACATCACCTCGGGCAGCTTCGGCAACTGGAAGAAGAACATGTACCAACTGCGCAGGAGCTGGCGCACGTTCTTCTTCATCTGTGCCCGCATCACGATGGGATGGGGCACGTTGAGAATCACGATCCGCTCGATGTGTTCGGGATAGCGCAGTGCGGCCCACCACGTGACGGCGGCGCCCCAGTCGTGGCCGACGAGCGTGCCCCGCTCGCGCCCCAACGCGTCGAAGATGCCCACCGCGTCGGCTGCCAGCAAGTCGATGCCATAGGCGGCCACCCCTGGCGGCTTGTCGCTCGTGTTGTAGCCGCGCTGGTCGGGGACTGCCACGCGATAACCGGCCGACGCGAGCACGTCGATTTGTCGCCGCCAGCCGTACCAGAACTCGGGAAAGCCGTGCAGCAACACCACGAGGGGGCCCTCTTCCGGCCCGGCCAGAATCGTGTGCAATCGCACGCCGTTCGTTTCGATCGAGCGTTCTTCGTAGTTCATGGCAACTCGCGGCCATCAGGCAGTGGGCAGGCCGCACGCGTTGAGTACCGCGCGCTGCACGGCCAGTTCGTGCGTGTAGGGGAAATCGGAATCCTTTTCGCCGCGGATGATCTTGGCCAGGTCCGCCGCGTCTCCCACGTAGCGTGGGTAGTCGCCGAAGGCGATCTTCTGGTAGCCCCGCTGATACTTGTCCCGGTTCTTGTTCAGCGCGAGCAGCACGTACGGTTCGTCGAGCTGGATGATCTGGCACGTTCCCTCGGTGCCACAGAGGGTAAAGTGCCGCCGGGCGCCTCCTTCGACCTCGAGGCCCGTCGACTTCACCGTGGCGATCGCCCGGGGGTACTCGAACACCGCCAGCATGTTGTCGCGGAGCGTGTCGCTCGTGGGGAGCGATTCCTGCCGGAAGGGAGTAACCTTCGTCGGCTCGCCCAGGGCGCCAATCACCAGATCGATGATGTGGCAGCCCAGCTCGAACATCATGCCCCCTTGGTATTCGGCCAATTGCGGGCGCCGTTCGAAGGGAATCACCTTGCTCATCACCGTCTCGACCTCGAAGGGTTCGCCCAGCCAGCCGCTTTTCAGCGCCTCGCGCAGGAAGATGACGGCCGGGCTGTAGCGATACATATAGCCGAGCTGCACCGCCAGGTGCTGCCGCATCGCCTCGTCGAGGATACGTTGATACTGGGGCAACGATTCGCCCGCCGGCTTGTCGATGTGTACGTGCTTGCCGGCCTTGACGCACCGTTCGGCGGTAGCGAGCAGATCGCGGACGCGCGTCTCGACCGCCACGGCCGCTAGGTCGGGCACGTTGAGCAGTTGCTCTTCGGTCATCCAGGGCAGGTCGCGATACTCGGGCAGATTCTGTGCGGCGCTGCGCAATTCTTCATCGGGCTCGACGATGCCGACGACCTCATAGTCGGGCGATTGTCGATAGGCGGCCATCTTGCCCGCCGCGTGCGCGTGGCCGACGCCGATCTGTCCGATCTTGATTCTGTTCATCATCGATGGCCTTGCTACGAATCTGTTCGAAGCGAATTACTAGCTCACGTACCGGCGCAAAAAATCCGCACTCTTGGTCGCGGTGTCTTCGGGAGTGCTCCGCGCCGCGCCCGACTGGTGGACGGTGATCGTACCGTCGTAGCCGATCGTACGGAGGCCGGCGAAGACTTCATCGAAATCGATGCCCCCCGACTGCCAGAGGGGGATGTCGAAGTAGCTCACCTCGCCGCGGACGCGCGTCGGCAACTTCGACTCGCCGTCTGGACCCAGCCGATGGTTCTGCAGGTAGACGTTCATGATATGTGGAGCGAGGCGTTTCAACGTCTCGCGGCCGTAC is from Pirellulales bacterium and encodes:
- a CDS encoding phosphonoacetaldehyde hydrolase, which produces MSGSTYRGPIRMVVFDWAGTTVDHGCFAPVVPFIEAFRRFDVEVTVPEARRPMGLGKKDHVRAIITSPEIAERWQKVHQRAATEEDVEAIYSRHFVPLQLASVESSSGLVPGLLDCVAALRQRGIKIATSTGYFREAAELCYAAAAKQGYQPDLNLCPSDVKAGRPAPWMIYRAMETFDIYPPTAVVKIGDTLPDIEEGRNAGVWTIGVTRTGSDIGLTEDEAAMLPADELQQRMNAVAVTLLAAGAHWVLDSVANLPALLPTIEDAIAAGATP
- a CDS encoding P-II family nitrogen regulator, whose amino-acid sequence is MKKIEAIVRHHKIDAVKEALVRLGHHGMTVTEVRGFGRQKGHTETYRGAEYVVDFVPKVKIEVVADDSTADQIVSGIVAAAKTGQIGDGKIFISELKDAVRIRTGETGGAAV
- the phnW gene encoding 2-aminoethylphosphonate--pyruvate transaminase translates to MDDDIPYLLLTPGPLTTSKTVKQVMLNDFCTWDDDYNSIVTDIRQKLVRLATSRDDYTAVLMQGSGTFAVEATLGSVIPHDGKLLAVNNGAYGKRIVQIAQRIGIPGTELFHTETEPADPNRIDEVLAQDSSITHVAVVHCETTTGMLNPIQEIGAVVKKHHRSFIVDAMSSFGGIPMTMEDLSADFLVSSANKCIQGVPGFGFVIARRTLLEASAGGARSLSLDLYDQWAEMENKGGKWRYTSPTHVVRAFAQALVELEEEGGVATRYRRYSENHRLLVEGMERLGFRPLLAPQYRSPIITSFIYPDDKKFTFDAFYHAVKRRRFVLYPGKVSQAETFRIGTIGHVFPDDIRQLCRAIGEAVEELGVKVG
- a CDS encoding ammonium transporter, whose translation is MAQEAEEAARVEEAAAPTAEEAEAPTLDRGDNAWMLTSCALVLFMTTPGLAMFYGGLVRKQNVVSVLMQCITLMGLMAVLWAMVGYSLAFGGSNALIGNGDFLFMKGVEATWIEGQGSEIPIHPDLSIPRLTHMLFQGMFFIITPALICGAFAERMKFSAMVAFSVLWGLGVYCPLAHWVWGGGILAFGSSHATGIFSGGALDFAGGTVVHISSGVSALVAALLVGKRMGYPTQPMPPHNLAFTALGAGMLWVGWFGFNAGSALAADGIASSAFAATHFSAGAGAVAWPLVEWLWRGKPTLLGASSGAVAGLVCITPAAGFVTCMPAIFMGATAGVVCCFACALLKPKLGYDDSLDAFGVHGLGGTLGAILTGVFATRAVWDIGGGEPLGLIEGGTEVFKAQVVATVITWVFAVVGSVVLLKLIDFTIGLRVGEEDEVIGLDVSQHGEEGYIFG
- a CDS encoding sulfatase-like hydrolase/transferase, which produces MRAADARPNILWITCEDASPNLGCYGDEYAVTPRLDRLAREGVRYTAAFAPIGVCAPSRSCLITGMWPPSIGTHHMRCEGKLPAGVHPFPHYLREAGYYTTNNVKTDYNFTPPAGTWDDSSNRAHWRGRAPGQPFFSVFNFTTTHESQIRLPDPQFERRTKDLPDEARHDPARATLPPYYPDTPETRRDAARFADLVSVMDAEAGAILDELERDGLADETIVFFFSDHGTGLPRSKRWLYDTSTRVPLLIRFPRKFESLAPSPPGSTCDRLVSFVDFAPTVLSLAGVPIPPTMQGVAFLGAAAGAERQYVHGFRDRMDERYDMLRSVRDERYKLIRNYRPELPYFGKQFLSYQWEMPTMQAWQKLADAGQLTGPAAQWMTPIKPGVELYDTVADPWEINNLADEPEFATVRARLSSELERWMVNIIDLGFLPENELRTRFGDEAPYDAVRRSSTAYPLGIILPVAEVAASTQPVDEQERNLLLDGIQNPDPTIAYWAVRGLANRVAAHEPTTSDTSEQQQVLRAALEYASPQVRLVAAEVLAAQGDETALGTLVSLLDSDNEWVRLMAVIALDRLDLRGAELQARLSGLQNDSNQYVRRVLDHLRSKSLVPQ
- a CDS encoding alpha/beta hydrolase, translating into MNYEERSIETNGVRLHTILAGPEEGPLVVLLHGFPEFWYGWRRQIDVLASAGYRVAVPDQRGYNTSDKPPGVAAYGIDLLAADAVGIFDALGRERGTLVGHDWGAAVTWWAALRYPEHIERIVILNVPHPIVMRAQMKKNVRQLLRSWYMFFFQLPKLPEVMFRIGKFSRSAAALQKTSRPDTFSDEDLAKYRAVWAEPGVVTGMINWYRALMRVQPARLASVRVKIPTLMIWGTQDRFLGRELAQPSIDLCDQGRLEFIEEATHWVQHEEPERVNRLLLDFLA
- a CDS encoding Gfo/Idh/MocA family oxidoreductase, translated to MMNRIKIGQIGVGHAHAAGKMAAYRQSPDYEVVGIVEPDEELRSAAQNLPEYRDLPWMTEEQLLNVPDLAAVAVETRVRDLLATAERCVKAGKHVHIDKPAGESLPQYQRILDEAMRQHLAVQLGYMYRYSPAVIFLREALKSGWLGEPFEVETVMSKVIPFERRPQLAEYQGGMMFELGCHIIDLVIGALGEPTKVTPFRQESLPTSDTLRDNMLAVFEYPRAIATVKSTGLEVEGGARRHFTLCGTEGTCQIIQLDEPYVLLALNKNRDKYQRGYQKIAFGDYPRYVGDAADLAKIIRGEKDSDFPYTHELAVQRAVLNACGLPTA
- a CDS encoding carboxypeptidase regulatory-like domain-containing protein, whose product is MHRDLRCQTSFFASRARRAGRTLLLLAVLTGMTGVSRAEGNVASTITFVLDCSAPMSEPANVATSAGDVKGAVTMRFDAAREALIAMLNQLAEEGNHEASVILFGHRLAWDGTDEPQLMEQTGYLEQTLGFGALAGLMPGDDVEVIRPLGPFGLAELATITERLNVAQPWGESPLYYALVKAMDGFSGRRNSSQAGIVVLTDGRNKQWLARNRWGRDNLGKLIESSPVPIHIVSYGASPQGSGTSETELRELVTLSGGTFKAAERADVLVAQLENVFITSNRSESVASPASEQLSAATGGTAIAGVPAAAPPVSTAAQRNTIQGRVMMYKNPVRGAVVMLSGADVPQVQTDREGHFTLRGVAPGQYKLEIDATYKNITYHTQQAVSVEPAPNHGPTVEIRLEQRR